The following proteins come from a genomic window of Sorghum bicolor cultivar BTx623 chromosome 3, Sorghum_bicolor_NCBIv3, whole genome shotgun sequence:
- the LOC8075464 gene encoding jmjC domain-containing protein 4 isoform X2, producing MACRVKVVGQVERVDGASLSYAEFVRRFMASNRPVVLTGLTSSWRACKDWTLSGPGDRRRPNLGFFTENFPSPLVQVADCSSRDFTDQKRLEMSMQEFIDHWVRGAHRGSSDGSLLYLKDWHFVKEYPDYIAYTTPTFFVDDWLNMYLDSHPIHRDSDIANHKNEINCSDYRFVYMGGKGTWTPLHADVFRSYSWSANVCGRKQWLFLPPSQSHCIFDRNMRSSVYNLHDDVSEKQFPEFSKTEWLECIQEQNEIIFVPSGWYHQVHNLEDTISINHNWFNAYNLHWVTTKLQKNILKTFEIYVMILKDFVNGTWQLIQA from the exons ATGGCCTGCCGCGTGAAGGTGGTAGGACAGGTGGAGCGGGTGGACGGAGCGTCGCTATCCTACGCGGAGTTCGTCCGCCGCTTCATGGCGTCCAACCGCCCTGTCGTTCTCACGGGGCTCACCTCGTCCTGGCGGGCCTGCAAGGACTGGACGCTCTCCGGGCCCGGCGACCGCCGCCGCCCTAACCTCGGCTTCTTCACCGAAAACTTCCCTTCCCCTCTCGTTCAG GTCGCCGACTGCTCCTCGAGGGATTTCACGGACCAGAAGCGGCTTGAGATGTCCATGCAGGAGTTCATAGACCACTGGGTTAGGGGTGCTCACCGTGGCTCAAGCGATGGTTCTCTGTTGTACCTGAAAGATTGGCACTTCGTTAAG GAGTACCCTGATTATATTGCATATACCACACCAACCTTCTTTGTTGACGATTGGCTCAATATGTATCTTGACAGTCACCCTATACATAGAGATTCTGACATCGCCAatcataaaaatgaaataaactgTTCTGATTATCGATTTGTTTACATGGGGGGAAAAG GAACCTGGACTCCTCTGCATGCTGATGTTTTTAGGTCATACAGCTGGTCAGCAAATGTTTGTGGGAGAAAACAGTGGTTGTTTCTACCACCATCACAAAGTCATTGTATATTTGATAG GAACATGAGATCCTCCGTCTATAACTTGCATGATGATGTTTCTGAAAAGCAGTTTCCTGAATTTAGTAAG ACTGAATGGCTAGAATGCATTCAAGAGCAGAATGAAATCATATTTGTTCCCAGTGGATGGTATCACCAAGTCCATAACCTG GAGGATACTATATCTATAAATCATAATTGGTTTAATGCCTACAACCTACACTGGGTG ACTACAAAGTTGCAAAAGAATATATTGAAGACATTCGAGATATATGTGATGATTTTGAAGGACTTTGTCAACGGAACTTGGCAGCTAATACAG GCATGA
- the LOC8075464 gene encoding jmjC domain-containing protein 4 isoform X1 has translation MACRVKVVGQVERVDGASLSYAEFVRRFMASNRPVVLTGLTSSWRACKDWTLSGPGDRRRPNLGFFTENFPSPLVQVADCSSRDFTDQKRLEMSMQEFIDHWVRGAHRGSSDGSLLYLKDWHFVKEYPDYIAYTTPTFFVDDWLNMYLDSHPIHRDSDIANHKNEINCSDYRFVYMGGKGTWTPLHADVFRSYSWSANVCGRKQWLFLPPSQSHCIFDRNMRSSVYNLHDDVSEKQFPEFSKTEWLECIQEQNEIIFVPSGWYHQVHNLEDTISINHNWFNAYNLHWVWNLLYEDYKVAKEYIEDIRDICDDFEGLCQRNLAANTGMNFYDFFVFIVRFALANVIELYHLQQPEVATLSTETVHHLVYNLTSIRNVASKMATTEAFTTENHLCSISEDNRSAFSNIKQILEEESFRRLSMTLSKAYDHIDRGQRSVKSSTSYLKGCSSVICLKSDCNVVDHITSLVDEVCGPEDLVRLIDSALSDG, from the exons ATGGCCTGCCGCGTGAAGGTGGTAGGACAGGTGGAGCGGGTGGACGGAGCGTCGCTATCCTACGCGGAGTTCGTCCGCCGCTTCATGGCGTCCAACCGCCCTGTCGTTCTCACGGGGCTCACCTCGTCCTGGCGGGCCTGCAAGGACTGGACGCTCTCCGGGCCCGGCGACCGCCGCCGCCCTAACCTCGGCTTCTTCACCGAAAACTTCCCTTCCCCTCTCGTTCAG GTCGCCGACTGCTCCTCGAGGGATTTCACGGACCAGAAGCGGCTTGAGATGTCCATGCAGGAGTTCATAGACCACTGGGTTAGGGGTGCTCACCGTGGCTCAAGCGATGGTTCTCTGTTGTACCTGAAAGATTGGCACTTCGTTAAG GAGTACCCTGATTATATTGCATATACCACACCAACCTTCTTTGTTGACGATTGGCTCAATATGTATCTTGACAGTCACCCTATACATAGAGATTCTGACATCGCCAatcataaaaatgaaataaactgTTCTGATTATCGATTTGTTTACATGGGGGGAAAAG GAACCTGGACTCCTCTGCATGCTGATGTTTTTAGGTCATACAGCTGGTCAGCAAATGTTTGTGGGAGAAAACAGTGGTTGTTTCTACCACCATCACAAAGTCATTGTATATTTGATAG GAACATGAGATCCTCCGTCTATAACTTGCATGATGATGTTTCTGAAAAGCAGTTTCCTGAATTTAGTAAG ACTGAATGGCTAGAATGCATTCAAGAGCAGAATGAAATCATATTTGTTCCCAGTGGATGGTATCACCAAGTCCATAACCTG GAGGATACTATATCTATAAATCATAATTGGTTTAATGCCTACAACCTACACTGGGTG TGGAACTTGCTTTATGAAGACTACAAAGTTGCAAAAGAATATATTGAAGACATTCGAGATATATGTGATGATTTTGAAGGACTTTGTCAACGGAACTTGGCAGCTAATACAG GCATGAACTTCTATGATTTCTTTGTTTTCATAGTGCGGTTTGCCTTAGCCAATGTAATTGAGCTATACCATCTTCAGCAGCCAGAGGTTGCAACCTTGTCAACAGAAACTGTACACCATTTGGTCTACAATCTGACATCAATTCGTAATGTTGCATCAAAAATGGCAActacagaggcttttactactgaGAATCATCTTTGTAGTATCTCGGAAGATAACCGCAGTGCTTTCTCTAATATCAAACAAATATTAGAAGAGGAGAGTTTCAGAAGGCTATCAATGACACTGTCGAAGGCATATGACCACATAGACAGAGGTCAAAGAAGCGTCAAATCTTCGACCTCATATCTGAAGGGCTGTTCGTCGGTGATCTGCTTGAAATCTGATTGCAATGTTGTTGATCACATTACTTCTTTGGTTGATGAAGTTTGTGGACCTGAGGATTTGGTGAGACTAATTGATAGTGCTCTCTCTGATGGATAA